One window from the genome of Macaca fascicularis isolate 582-1 chromosome 7, T2T-MFA8v1.1 encodes:
- the HAUS4 gene encoding HAUS augmin-like complex subunit 4 isoform X3, protein MASGDFCSPGEGMEILQQVCSKQLPPCNLSKEDLLQNPYFSKLLLNLSQHVDESGLSLTLAKEQAQAWKEVRLHKTTWLRSEILHRVIQELLVDYYVKMQDTNVTSEDKKDFVWMRARLQQEVEEQLKKKCFTLLCYYDPNSVLCPLCPDADSETVKAAKVWKLAEVLVGEQQQCQDAKSQQKEQMLLLEKKSATYSQVLLRCLTLLQRLLQEHRLKTQSELDRINAQYLEVKCSAMILKLRMEELKILSDTYTVEKVEVHRLIRDRLEGAIHLQEQDMEKSRQVLNSYEVLGEEFDRLVKEYTVLKQATENKRWALLEFNKAYR, encoded by the exons ATGGCATCCGGGGATTTTTGCTCACCTGGAGAAGGGATGGAAATACTTCAACAAG TGTGCAGCAAACAACTTCCTCCTTGTAACCTGAGTAAAGAGGACTTGTTACAGAACCCATACTTCAGCAAGCTTCTCCTGAATCTCTCACAGCATGTAGATGAGAGTGGCTTAAGCCTCACCCTGGCAAAGGAGCAGGCTCAG GCATGGAAGGAGGTTCGACTGCATAAGACAACATGGCTGAGGTCTGAGATTTTACATAGAGTCATTCAAGAGTTGCTTGTGGACTACTATGTGAAGATGCAAGACACAAATGTAACTTCTGAGGACAAAAAG GATTTTGTGTGGATGAGGGCTCGGCTACAGCAAGAAGTAGAGGAGCAGctcaaaaagaaatgtttcactCTGCTCTGCTACTATGATCCCAATTCAG TCCTCTGCCCCCTTTGCCCAGATGCTGACAGTGAAACCGTGAAGGCAGCAAAGGTGTGGAAACTCGCAGAGGTTCTGGTGGGTGAGCAGCAGCAGTGCCAGGATGCCAAGAGCCAACAGAAGGAACAGATGTTGCTGCTGGAGAAGAAGAGTGCTACTTACTCCCAG GTGCTTCTCCGCTGCCTCACTTTGCTGCAGAGGCTTCTTCAGGAACACCGGCTGAAGACTCAATCCGAGCTAGACCGCATCAATGCCCAGTACCTGGAAGTCAAATGCAGTGCTATGATCCTTAAGCTAAG GATGGAGGAGCTAAAGATTTTGTCCGACACTTACACTGTTGAGAAAGTGGAAGTTCATCGTCTGATTAG GGACCGTTTGGAGGGAGCCATTCACCTACAGGAGCAGGACATGGAGAAGTCAAGACAGGTCCTGAACTCCTATGAGGTCCTTGGGGAAGAGTTTGACAGGCTGGTGAAAGAGTACACCGTACTCAAGCAGGCAACGGAGAACAAGCGGTGGGCTCTCCTGGAGTTCAACAAGGCCTATCGTTGA
- the HAUS4 gene encoding HAUS augmin-like complex subunit 4 isoform X4 → MASGDFCSPGEGMEILQQVCSKQLPPCNLSKEDLLQNPYFSKLLLNLSQHVDESGLSLTLAKEQAQAWKEVRLHKTTWLRSEILHRVIQELLVDYYVKMQDTNVTSEDKKDFVWMRARLQQEVEEQLKKKCFTLLCYYDPNSDADSETVKAAKVWKLAEVLVGEQQQCQDAKSQQKEQMLLLEKKSATYSQVLLRCLTLLQRLLQEHRLKTQSELDRINAQYLEVKCSAMILKLRMEELKILSDTYTVEKVEVHRLIRDRLEGAIHLQEQDMEKSRQVLNSYEVLGEEFDRLVKEYTVLKQATENKRWALLEFNKAYR, encoded by the exons ATGGCATCCGGGGATTTTTGCTCACCTGGAGAAGGGATGGAAATACTTCAACAAG TGTGCAGCAAACAACTTCCTCCTTGTAACCTGAGTAAAGAGGACTTGTTACAGAACCCATACTTCAGCAAGCTTCTCCTGAATCTCTCACAGCATGTAGATGAGAGTGGCTTAAGCCTCACCCTGGCAAAGGAGCAGGCTCAG GCATGGAAGGAGGTTCGACTGCATAAGACAACATGGCTGAGGTCTGAGATTTTACATAGAGTCATTCAAGAGTTGCTTGTGGACTACTATGTGAAGATGCAAGACACAAATGTAACTTCTGAGGACAAAAAG GATTTTGTGTGGATGAGGGCTCGGCTACAGCAAGAAGTAGAGGAGCAGctcaaaaagaaatgtttcactCTGCTCTGCTACTATGATCCCAATTCAG ATGCTGACAGTGAAACCGTGAAGGCAGCAAAGGTGTGGAAACTCGCAGAGGTTCTGGTGGGTGAGCAGCAGCAGTGCCAGGATGCCAAGAGCCAACAGAAGGAACAGATGTTGCTGCTGGAGAAGAAGAGTGCTACTTACTCCCAG GTGCTTCTCCGCTGCCTCACTTTGCTGCAGAGGCTTCTTCAGGAACACCGGCTGAAGACTCAATCCGAGCTAGACCGCATCAATGCCCAGTACCTGGAAGTCAAATGCAGTGCTATGATCCTTAAGCTAAG GATGGAGGAGCTAAAGATTTTGTCCGACACTTACACTGTTGAGAAAGTGGAAGTTCATCGTCTGATTAG GGACCGTTTGGAGGGAGCCATTCACCTACAGGAGCAGGACATGGAGAAGTCAAGACAGGTCCTGAACTCCTATGAGGTCCTTGGGGAAGAGTTTGACAGGCTGGTGAAAGAGTACACCGTACTCAAGCAGGCAACGGAGAACAAGCGGTGGGCTCTCCTGGAGTTCAACAAGGCCTATCGTTGA
- the HAUS4 gene encoding HAUS augmin-like complex subunit 4 isoform X1, whose product MASGDFCSPGEGMEILQQVCSKQLPPCNLSKEDLLQNPYFSKLLLNLSQHVDESGLSLTLAKEQAQAWKEVRLHKTTWLRSEILHRVIQELLVDYYVKMQDTNVTSEDKKFHETLEQRLLVTELMRLLGPSQEREIPPLLGMEKADLLELMPLSEDFVWMRARLQQEVEEQLKKKCFTLLCYYDPNSVLCPLCPDADSETVKAAKVWKLAEVLVGEQQQCQDAKSQQKEQMLLLEKKSATYSQVLLRCLTLLQRLLQEHRLKTQSELDRINAQYLEVKCSAMILKLRMEELKILSDTYTVEKVEVHRLIRDRLEGAIHLQEQDMEKSRQVLNSYEVLGEEFDRLVKEYTVLKQATENKRWALLEFNKAYR is encoded by the exons ATGGCATCCGGGGATTTTTGCTCACCTGGAGAAGGGATGGAAATACTTCAACAAG TGTGCAGCAAACAACTTCCTCCTTGTAACCTGAGTAAAGAGGACTTGTTACAGAACCCATACTTCAGCAAGCTTCTCCTGAATCTCTCACAGCATGTAGATGAGAGTGGCTTAAGCCTCACCCTGGCAAAGGAGCAGGCTCAG GCATGGAAGGAGGTTCGACTGCATAAGACAACATGGCTGAGGTCTGAGATTTTACATAGAGTCATTCAAGAGTTGCTTGTGGACTACTATGTGAAGATGCAAGACACAAATGTAACTTCTGAGGACAAAAAG TTTCATGAGACCCTTGAACAGCGGCTACTTGTAACTGAACTGATGCGGCTCTTAGGTCCTAGCCAGGAGAGGGAGATACCTCCACTGCTGGGGATGGAGAAAGCGGACCTTCTGGAACTCATGCCACTCTCAGAG GATTTTGTGTGGATGAGGGCTCGGCTACAGCAAGAAGTAGAGGAGCAGctcaaaaagaaatgtttcactCTGCTCTGCTACTATGATCCCAATTCAG TCCTCTGCCCCCTTTGCCCAGATGCTGACAGTGAAACCGTGAAGGCAGCAAAGGTGTGGAAACTCGCAGAGGTTCTGGTGGGTGAGCAGCAGCAGTGCCAGGATGCCAAGAGCCAACAGAAGGAACAGATGTTGCTGCTGGAGAAGAAGAGTGCTACTTACTCCCAG GTGCTTCTCCGCTGCCTCACTTTGCTGCAGAGGCTTCTTCAGGAACACCGGCTGAAGACTCAATCCGAGCTAGACCGCATCAATGCCCAGTACCTGGAAGTCAAATGCAGTGCTATGATCCTTAAGCTAAG GATGGAGGAGCTAAAGATTTTGTCCGACACTTACACTGTTGAGAAAGTGGAAGTTCATCGTCTGATTAG GGACCGTTTGGAGGGAGCCATTCACCTACAGGAGCAGGACATGGAGAAGTCAAGACAGGTCCTGAACTCCTATGAGGTCCTTGGGGAAGAGTTTGACAGGCTGGTGAAAGAGTACACCGTACTCAAGCAGGCAACGGAGAACAAGCGGTGGGCTCTCCTGGAGTTCAACAAGGCCTATCGTTGA
- the HAUS4 gene encoding HAUS augmin-like complex subunit 4 isoform X2 produces MASGDFCSPGEGMEILQQVCSKQLPPCNLSKEDLLQNPYFSKLLLNLSQHVDESGLSLTLAKEQAQAWKEVRLHKTTWLRSEILHRVIQELLVDYYVKMQDTNVTSEDKKFHETLEQRLLVTELMRLLGPSQEREIPPLLGMEKADLLELMPLSEDFVWMRARLQQEVEEQLKKKCFTLLCYYDPNSDADSETVKAAKVWKLAEVLVGEQQQCQDAKSQQKEQMLLLEKKSATYSQVLLRCLTLLQRLLQEHRLKTQSELDRINAQYLEVKCSAMILKLRMEELKILSDTYTVEKVEVHRLIRDRLEGAIHLQEQDMEKSRQVLNSYEVLGEEFDRLVKEYTVLKQATENKRWALLEFNKAYR; encoded by the exons ATGGCATCCGGGGATTTTTGCTCACCTGGAGAAGGGATGGAAATACTTCAACAAG TGTGCAGCAAACAACTTCCTCCTTGTAACCTGAGTAAAGAGGACTTGTTACAGAACCCATACTTCAGCAAGCTTCTCCTGAATCTCTCACAGCATGTAGATGAGAGTGGCTTAAGCCTCACCCTGGCAAAGGAGCAGGCTCAG GCATGGAAGGAGGTTCGACTGCATAAGACAACATGGCTGAGGTCTGAGATTTTACATAGAGTCATTCAAGAGTTGCTTGTGGACTACTATGTGAAGATGCAAGACACAAATGTAACTTCTGAGGACAAAAAG TTTCATGAGACCCTTGAACAGCGGCTACTTGTAACTGAACTGATGCGGCTCTTAGGTCCTAGCCAGGAGAGGGAGATACCTCCACTGCTGGGGATGGAGAAAGCGGACCTTCTGGAACTCATGCCACTCTCAGAG GATTTTGTGTGGATGAGGGCTCGGCTACAGCAAGAAGTAGAGGAGCAGctcaaaaagaaatgtttcactCTGCTCTGCTACTATGATCCCAATTCAG ATGCTGACAGTGAAACCGTGAAGGCAGCAAAGGTGTGGAAACTCGCAGAGGTTCTGGTGGGTGAGCAGCAGCAGTGCCAGGATGCCAAGAGCCAACAGAAGGAACAGATGTTGCTGCTGGAGAAGAAGAGTGCTACTTACTCCCAG GTGCTTCTCCGCTGCCTCACTTTGCTGCAGAGGCTTCTTCAGGAACACCGGCTGAAGACTCAATCCGAGCTAGACCGCATCAATGCCCAGTACCTGGAAGTCAAATGCAGTGCTATGATCCTTAAGCTAAG GATGGAGGAGCTAAAGATTTTGTCCGACACTTACACTGTTGAGAAAGTGGAAGTTCATCGTCTGATTAG GGACCGTTTGGAGGGAGCCATTCACCTACAGGAGCAGGACATGGAGAAGTCAAGACAGGTCCTGAACTCCTATGAGGTCCTTGGGGAAGAGTTTGACAGGCTGGTGAAAGAGTACACCGTACTCAAGCAGGCAACGGAGAACAAGCGGTGGGCTCTCCTGGAGTTCAACAAGGCCTATCGTTGA
- the HAUS4 gene encoding HAUS augmin-like complex subunit 4 isoform X5 has translation MQDTNVTSEDKKFHETLEQRLLVTELMRLLGPSQEREIPPLLGMEKADLLELMPLSEDFVWMRARLQQEVEEQLKKKCFTLLCYYDPNSVLCPLCPDADSETVKAAKVWKLAEVLVGEQQQCQDAKSQQKEQMLLLEKKSATYSQVLLRCLTLLQRLLQEHRLKTQSELDRINAQYLEVKCSAMILKLRMEELKILSDTYTVEKVEVHRLIRDRLEGAIHLQEQDMEKSRQVLNSYEVLGEEFDRLVKEYTVLKQATENKRWALLEFNKAYR, from the exons ATGCAAGACACAAATGTAACTTCTGAGGACAAAAAG TTTCATGAGACCCTTGAACAGCGGCTACTTGTAACTGAACTGATGCGGCTCTTAGGTCCTAGCCAGGAGAGGGAGATACCTCCACTGCTGGGGATGGAGAAAGCGGACCTTCTGGAACTCATGCCACTCTCAGAG GATTTTGTGTGGATGAGGGCTCGGCTACAGCAAGAAGTAGAGGAGCAGctcaaaaagaaatgtttcactCTGCTCTGCTACTATGATCCCAATTCAG TCCTCTGCCCCCTTTGCCCAGATGCTGACAGTGAAACCGTGAAGGCAGCAAAGGTGTGGAAACTCGCAGAGGTTCTGGTGGGTGAGCAGCAGCAGTGCCAGGATGCCAAGAGCCAACAGAAGGAACAGATGTTGCTGCTGGAGAAGAAGAGTGCTACTTACTCCCAG GTGCTTCTCCGCTGCCTCACTTTGCTGCAGAGGCTTCTTCAGGAACACCGGCTGAAGACTCAATCCGAGCTAGACCGCATCAATGCCCAGTACCTGGAAGTCAAATGCAGTGCTATGATCCTTAAGCTAAG GATGGAGGAGCTAAAGATTTTGTCCGACACTTACACTGTTGAGAAAGTGGAAGTTCATCGTCTGATTAG GGACCGTTTGGAGGGAGCCATTCACCTACAGGAGCAGGACATGGAGAAGTCAAGACAGGTCCTGAACTCCTATGAGGTCCTTGGGGAAGAGTTTGACAGGCTGGTGAAAGAGTACACCGTACTCAAGCAGGCAACGGAGAACAAGCGGTGGGCTCTCCTGGAGTTCAACAAGGCCTATCGTTGA
- the HAUS4 gene encoding HAUS augmin-like complex subunit 4 isoform X7 yields the protein MASGDFCSPGEGMEILQQDADSETVKAAKVWKLAEVLVGEQQQCQDAKSQQKEQMLLLEKKSATYSQVLLRCLTLLQRLLQEHRLKTQSELDRINAQYLEVKCSAMILKLRMEELKILSDTYTVEKVEVHRLIRDRLEGAIHLQEQDMEKSRQVLNSYEVLGEEFDRLVKEYTVLKQATENKRWALLEFNKAYR from the exons ATGGCATCCGGGGATTTTTGCTCACCTGGAGAAGGGATGGAAATACTTCAACAAG ATGCTGACAGTGAAACCGTGAAGGCAGCAAAGGTGTGGAAACTCGCAGAGGTTCTGGTGGGTGAGCAGCAGCAGTGCCAGGATGCCAAGAGCCAACAGAAGGAACAGATGTTGCTGCTGGAGAAGAAGAGTGCTACTTACTCCCAG GTGCTTCTCCGCTGCCTCACTTTGCTGCAGAGGCTTCTTCAGGAACACCGGCTGAAGACTCAATCCGAGCTAGACCGCATCAATGCCCAGTACCTGGAAGTCAAATGCAGTGCTATGATCCTTAAGCTAAG GATGGAGGAGCTAAAGATTTTGTCCGACACTTACACTGTTGAGAAAGTGGAAGTTCATCGTCTGATTAG GGACCGTTTGGAGGGAGCCATTCACCTACAGGAGCAGGACATGGAGAAGTCAAGACAGGTCCTGAACTCCTATGAGGTCCTTGGGGAAGAGTTTGACAGGCTGGTGAAAGAGTACACCGTACTCAAGCAGGCAACGGAGAACAAGCGGTGGGCTCTCCTGGAGTTCAACAAGGCCTATCGTTGA
- the HAUS4 gene encoding HAUS augmin-like complex subunit 4 isoform X6: protein MQDTNVTSEDKKFHETLEQRLLVTELMRLLGPSQEREIPPLLGMEKADLLELMPLSEDFVWMRARLQQEVEEQLKKKCFTLLCYYDPNSDADSETVKAAKVWKLAEVLVGEQQQCQDAKSQQKEQMLLLEKKSATYSQVLLRCLTLLQRLLQEHRLKTQSELDRINAQYLEVKCSAMILKLRMEELKILSDTYTVEKVEVHRLIRDRLEGAIHLQEQDMEKSRQVLNSYEVLGEEFDRLVKEYTVLKQATENKRWALLEFNKAYR, encoded by the exons ATGCAAGACACAAATGTAACTTCTGAGGACAAAAAG TTTCATGAGACCCTTGAACAGCGGCTACTTGTAACTGAACTGATGCGGCTCTTAGGTCCTAGCCAGGAGAGGGAGATACCTCCACTGCTGGGGATGGAGAAAGCGGACCTTCTGGAACTCATGCCACTCTCAGAG GATTTTGTGTGGATGAGGGCTCGGCTACAGCAAGAAGTAGAGGAGCAGctcaaaaagaaatgtttcactCTGCTCTGCTACTATGATCCCAATTCAG ATGCTGACAGTGAAACCGTGAAGGCAGCAAAGGTGTGGAAACTCGCAGAGGTTCTGGTGGGTGAGCAGCAGCAGTGCCAGGATGCCAAGAGCCAACAGAAGGAACAGATGTTGCTGCTGGAGAAGAAGAGTGCTACTTACTCCCAG GTGCTTCTCCGCTGCCTCACTTTGCTGCAGAGGCTTCTTCAGGAACACCGGCTGAAGACTCAATCCGAGCTAGACCGCATCAATGCCCAGTACCTGGAAGTCAAATGCAGTGCTATGATCCTTAAGCTAAG GATGGAGGAGCTAAAGATTTTGTCCGACACTTACACTGTTGAGAAAGTGGAAGTTCATCGTCTGATTAG GGACCGTTTGGAGGGAGCCATTCACCTACAGGAGCAGGACATGGAGAAGTCAAGACAGGTCCTGAACTCCTATGAGGTCCTTGGGGAAGAGTTTGACAGGCTGGTGAAAGAGTACACCGTACTCAAGCAGGCAACGGAGAACAAGCGGTGGGCTCTCCTGGAGTTCAACAAGGCCTATCGTTGA